GAATACCTAGCTAGCTACAGCTATGAAGAGCAAAAACAAATCGTAAATCTATGCATGAAATATTTGGATAATAAAGGAATTGAACCTATTCAGATATATAGAGGTGGCTGTTTCTCAATGAATGAAGATACTAGTAAAATACTAGCAGAGCTTACAGATATTAAGTACGAATCTCATAATCCATACAGAGAGCAGTACACTCCACTTAAAGGACTACTTAATCCTATGCCTGTTTATGCTCTTAGCAGGAATGAAGAGCTTAGATTAGAATTTTTTACAACAGAAAAGCTTCAGAATATGGTAGCTGAAGCCTATGATAAAGGTGCAAAAACTATAGCCATCACCCATAGCTATATGTTAGATTCTAATGATTTTCACTATGAGCGTGACGGTATAATCGACGATATCCACATTAGATTAGAAAAAATATTAGAAACAATCCAAGAAAAAACTACAGTTCCAAAAATAGCAAATTAATTGTCATAAAAGTAAAAAAGCTGAACATTCTAAAGTTTACTCTAGGAAGTTCAGCTTTTTTTATATAAAATTATCAATCAAAAAACTGCTAGCAGTTTTTCTTAAATATATGGAAATTCTTTTAAGTTTTATATTTCTGCTAAAAAATATTGTTGCTAAGTGTATATACTGCAATTTGAGTTCTATCATTTAAGGATAGCTTTCTAAGTATGCTTGATACGTGGTTTTTAACTGTTTTATCGCTTATTTCTAAATGCTTTGCTATGGCTTTATTTGACATTCCTTTTGATATTAGTGACATAACTTGCAGTTCTCTTTTTGTAAGCTTTTGAGATTTGGTATTCTCCTCTATCTGCTTTCTAACATAATCCATATCCTCTATGATAAGGTCAGATACCTTTGGGAAAGTCACCATCTCACCATCATGTACTCTTAGTATTGCGTCAATTATGCCTTCGCAGTCTACATCTTTGGAAAGGTAGCCAT
This region of Acetoanaerobium noterae genomic DNA includes:
- a CDS encoding polysaccharide deacetylase family protein, which gives rise to MSNSVNKPIYNNDIRSLFENEGFELVVSMDCEGTNYDKNLENNVLNLERFLKLATNNNITCILFITPYFADMLSKLNLIDKIKENYKVIFGLHIHPDNLPEAIASKCSFIRPDEEYLASYSYEEQKQIVNLCMKYLDNKGIEPIQIYRGGCFSMNEDTSKILAELTDIKYESHNPYREQYTPLKGLLNPMPVYALSRNEELRLEFFTTEKLQNMVAEAYDKGAKTIAITHSYMLDSNDFHYERDGIIDDIHIRLEKILETIQEKTTVPKIAN
- a CDS encoding response regulator; translated protein: MIKTIVVDNDALIRDIVQKILEDNSQIELVHKAEDGFDALEYLEINKVDLVLLDIGMPKINGIEVLQKIKNLYPHIKVIMLTSCKDKEIVLKCLNLGADGYLSKDVDCEGIIDAILRVHDGEMVTFPKVSDLIIEDMDYVRKQIEENTKSQKLTKRELQVMSLISKGMSNKAIAKHLEISDKTVKNHVSSILRKLSLNDRTQIAVYTLSNNIF